atatttagcagatgttattggtcacatacacatatttagcagatgttattggtcacatacacatatttagcagatgttattggtcacatacacatatttagcagatgttattggtcacatacacatatttagcagatgttattggtcacatacacatatttagcagatgttattggtcacatacacatatttagcagatgttattggtcaaacacatatttagcagatgttattggtcacatacacatatttagcagatgttattgcgggtgtaacgaaatgcttgtgttcctagcaccaacagtgcagtagtatctaacaattcacaacaatacacaaatctaaaagtaaaataatggaattaagaaatatataaatattaggatgagcaatatcggagtggcattgactaaaatacattagaatagagtatatacatatgaaatgagtaaagcagtatgttcCATTattaagtgaccagtgattccatgtctatgtatatagggcagcagcctctaaggtgtagggttgagtaacatcattaaagtgaccagtgattccatgtctatgtatatagggcagcagcctctaaggtgcagggttgagtaaccggctGGTACCAGTTTAATATTTGATAATGTTGTTGGTGATGTTACTCAGTATATTCACCTTCTGACCTCATACTCTGCTTATGCAGTCTGTTTCCTTGTCTTTTGGCAGATCTTGTGTGGTCTTGTCATGAGTAAGAAAGTAATTAACTTATCTATAGCCTAATTAAAGGTACAGTAACTAAAGGCTCATGTTAAATCGTATTGGTTCCTCAAGTGCTGGTCAGGTTTTCTCATACCCTTTTATGAATGAACAGAACTGTTTCTCCTTGTTCTGCAAGTGGGTGTCTCTGACAGTAGACTGAGTGGATGTAACAACTGAAAGCATTTATTAAACACAAGATGAGACAGTGATTAGAAACTACGAAGAAAGTGAAAAATAATGCATACTCAGTTTTTTTAATTAATTGCTTCCATTTGTGGACTTCGTGGTACATTCTCAGAATTGTTAGAGAAAGATAAGTCCTATTTTACAACTAACCTTATAAAAAAATCGAGACAATGTGTAATTATCCTCCTGTTTGATCACAACTCACAACCTTGCATAACTCAATCATAAACATACACTCAAGTTAGGATTGATTTGGTCATTAGAGAGCGGTCGGTCCCAGTCCTGCCTTAGTTCCAGTACTCTGCGGCCTCCACCCTCTGAGGCTGCCAGAACTCTGCTCCCTCGATTATCCGCTTGATCAGATTGGCTGAGGTGATCAACATGTGACCTGCCatctggaggagggtggaggccATGCGGAGGGcctctctgagagagagagagagagagagagagagagagagagagagagagagagagagagagagagagagagagagagagagagagagagagagagagagagacggtaagtgggagagagcgagtgagagaaagagtgacgggaaagaaagagagatcgTCACCTCAAACAGGTATCAGGTTAAGATAGGCTTTCAAGTTTCAACATGTAAtttcacagcagcaagatttgtcacctgttaccacaagaaaaagggcaaccagtgaagaacaaacatatttatgtttatttattttcccttttataCATTcgtttgaaacttttgtgagtgcaatgtttactgttcatttttttattgttcatttcacttttgtttattatctacttcacttgctttggcaatgtaaacatatgttccccatgccaataaagcccttaaattgaattgaggtAGGCCGtccttgtaaataataatttgttcttaactgtcttgccttgttaaataaaggttaaataaaaaattgagagggaagggagagagagagagtgagagacgggAAGTGGGAgtgcgagagaaagagaggaagtgagtgagagagagagtgacgggaagtaggagagagagagagaggagagagagagaaagaaggagagagagtgagtaagagggGAGATTTACCATTGTTACAGATACAGtggattcagaaagtattcagaccacttctctttttccacattttgttacattacagccttattctaaaatggattaaatagtttccccccttatcaatctacatacaatacccaataatgacaaagtattaaccgttttattttaattttagcTAATTTATCaaattaaactgaaatatcacgttTACTTAAAGCATttagaccttttactcagtactttgttgaagcacctttggcagcgattacagcctagagtcttcttgggtatgacgctacaagcttggcacacctgtatttggggagtttctcccattcttctctgcagatcctctcaagctctgtcaggttggatggggagtgttgctgcacagatattttcaagtctttccagagatgttcgatctggttcaagtctgggctctggctgggccactcaaggacattcagagacttgtcccgaaaccactactgcgttgtcttggctgtgtgcttagagttgttgtcctgttggaaggtgaacctttgccccagtctaaggtcctgagcactctggagcagattttcatcaaggatctctctgtacttttctccgttcatcttttctcccagtccctgccactgaaaaacatacccacagcatgacgctgccaccaccatgcttcactgtagggatggtgccaggtttcccccagatgtgatgcttggcattcaggccaaagagtttaatcttggtttcctcagaccagagaatcttgtttctgatctgagagtcctttaggtgcaaactccaagtggactgtcttttaatgtgccttttactgaggaagggcttccgtctagccactctaccataaaggcctgattggtggagtgttacagaaattgttgtccttctggaaggttctctcatctccacaaaggaactctggagctctgtcagagtgaccatcaggttcttggtcacctccctgaacaaagcccttctcccccgattgctcagtttggccggacggccagctctaggaagagtcttggtcgtTCCAAAGTTctgccatttaagaatgatggccactgagttcttggggaccttaaatgctgcagaaatgttttggtacacttccccagatctgtgcctcgacacagtcctgtctcggagctctacgcacaattccttcgacctcatggcttggttcttTCTCTGACATGCATATAGACAGgggtttgcctttccaaatcatgcccaatcaattgaatttaccacaggtgctccaatcaagttgtagaaacatctcaaggatgatcaatggaaacaggatgcaccttcgagtctcatagcaaagggtctgaatacttatgtaaataaggtatttctgttttacattttttatgaatttgctaaaatttcaaaaaaactgtttttactttgtctatttatagggtattgtgtgtagattaatgaggattttaaaaaaaatcaattttagaataaggctgtaatgtaacaaaatgtgtacaaagtcaaggggtctgaatacttcccaaatgcactgtacatcccaGCAGGCTGGAGACGTCCTCCCATCCCCTTCCTCTCCACTTACCTGAGGACTTTTTTGGGCCCCAGACATTGGAAGTCAGCGCTGACGGAGTACCGGCCTGAGAAGGTGCCCTTCACGTTCAGGGAGCCAAACACGTCCTTGGGATTCTGCCGGTACAGGTCAAAGGTCACGCGGGCTATGTCTTTTCCTGTCCGCTGGTTAGGGTCCTGGGCTTTGGAGAGCACTGCACCCTGTGGGGTTAGAGTAAGATATGGGGCGAGATGAGAGACAGCGACATGGTCGGTGTCACCGTGCAACCgaaccaggaaaaactctgggcatTTAATATTTTCCTGATCGGGGCCCATATCCACATAGCGACTCAGAGTAGAAGTGCAGATCCAAGATGAGCTTTGCCTTTCAGATCAGAATGAATAAggttatatggacagatcctagatcagcactactactctgagatgctttgtggatacgggctcAGGTCATGTGATAGGCCTAGAGGAAAAACTCAGGGCCCTACTCATCTCACTTGGTAGCTGACGTGGGTGTATATACCTGCACATACTGTCCAATCACTAACACAGGTCAGACGAAACAAATTCTCATGTACATGTCCAGATcacgacagagacagacagtgtcaAACCTACCGGAGGAGGTTTCCATGTCTGTCCAGGTTCCAGGGCCATGAGGACGGTGTTGTCGGGCAGATACATCAGGAAGTCTTCAGAGTCCACCACTGTCCCGTCCTCCTCACACACTAGCACCACAGCCAGACTGGACAGGCACAGCATCAGGGCCTGACACACCTGGGGAAGCAGCACAGAGAGACATGttcagaggacagacagacacagtgtgGGTATTTTGTAGGCACAATTACATTCTCCTTTGGCATTCACTCCGTGGTTCTTtgtagctcagtcggtagagcatggcacttgtaacgcctgggtagtgggtttgattcctgggaccacccatagGTGAAATAagtgcatgcatgactgtaagtcgctttggataaaagtgtctgctaaatggcaccTATTATTGTCCCAGATCTGGTCTTGCTTGGGTcctcactagttaccacagccataaAGTCATAAACGCCCCCCAATTTCTTAAATGTCTCTtcttaaaattgtattttaaacctaacccttacctgaaccctaaccacactgctaaccttatgcctaaccctaaccttaaattaagaccaaaaagctactttttgttttcatacatttttacgatatagtccattttgactttgtggctgtggtaactagggAAAAGCCCAGAGCTTTTACTGGTAAAGTCAGATGGTCCGGAAAAATTCCTGGCCTTACTTATAATAACCCTCCCTTTTCATTTagcttttttccatttttttttcattttcatcatgtctttctctctctcaccctctctctcagctcctccAGGGTAGCTGCTGTGACGCCCTTCCTGGTGCCCCTGTCATGGGAACACACCCTGAATGGTCTCTGGGGGGCCGGGGCCAACGACCACACCCGCCTGGTCACAGACCTGTGGAGGAAGAGGACGAAGAAGATGTTCACAAGGCCAAATACAGCCAGCTTGAGGTAGAATTTGCCTAACCTGGTCCGAGATCTGTTTATGCTCTCTAACCAATGCCTACAGTCATTGTCATTTGTCACGCTAACAGATCTGAACCAAGCTAGAAGTTGCCCTGTTCTTGGATCAGTTTACCCCACACACCAATCTTAACCTGAACCATGAAGAGGATGTACAACCTGACCCTGTATCCGTGGTTTGGGACAACTTCTACCTATTCCCTATTCCATAGATACACAGATAACACATTTGTACTGCACATCATTTCATTTGGCCTAGGAAAGCTACCATAATATTATAGTGCAGAACAGGTACAACTGTATCTCTATGTTTAGATGTTAACTAGATATGATGCTATGTTTTTCTAAGGTGTTCTGTAATATTTACTACTGCTGCTGGCGTATAGTATCTCATGGACAGACTACGTCATTGAGGATCTGACTAAATTGCGCAAGGTTTgagttctgggttaaccgagattaGCTGAGGTACAATGTGCTTTAAGGGCCGAGGTGTGGGCTGAGAGGGATACAAAAAGAGATTGAGACTGATTGGAAGACAGAAACAGATCAATCCTAGCTTCATCTGGTTTGACAACAGAGGGTTGAAACAAGTATAGAAAACCATTACTATTCTAACTGCCAGTCCAACTTCAATTAAAGCACTCAATTATATACATTTTCCAGTGGTTTGTTGCCATTGTGCCTTCTTGACAAATATCTTGGCACTCAACAGCGTACACCTTTACAAGTACAGTGATAGAGTATTATTAGAAAACTCAGATATAGAACAATTGATTGAAAAATGTACACAAAATGTGTGGGGGAAACATTATCCAGACACAGCTATTAGGAAGTAAGTGTACTTGCTTGATTAATGATGATGTTGACTCCATATCCCACTCCCtttctttccgtctctctcttctttaCCTCCTGTTTTTCCTTGTGTTGTTATGGTAGCGTTGGTGCTATGTCGACTGATTCTGAATATGTCTGACCCAGCTAATTCTTTAGGACAGACTTTGCCCTGATGAATCAGATACAGACACATAGGGCAaagttctctgtgtgtgtgtgcgtacatgcgtgtgtgagagagagcgagtgagaattgaaattgaatttaattgagacagagagagagagagagagagagagagagtaacactGGCCTATATCATTGACTGCGCCATGGCATTCAATCTACAGTTGGAACATTTTTTACATGATATCAGCACAGACTTTTGTTTTAATTTATCAGTGAAGTTAAGATAATCATGAATATTATACcacagaacaatgagacagatatctcactggatgtataaataTGAAGCCTTGGAGTTTCCACTCATTagcaaatatggtagtgagaggaatcCCACTGGCgcgcagtgggagaagatggaacgagatggattttggccaaaTGTTCTCAtagattaaacatttgatctcaatacagttttttctgttcccaaaactagaatatcTTATGAAGAGAGTGGActacgttttgtagactttaGCCTTTGCCAAAGTTTTTTAAAATTGCGTTGTTTAGGAGCGcaaagtaggcgttccctaacggataTATGCAGATGTTGGCTAGAAcgggccaataggatctcgctagctcgtttttggctctgcccacctccttgcttgttctgcccactatgactcatctgttcccattggaaacaacagattgtggtctatcttggtttagttataaaatCTTTGATTATATATTCATTCAAACGTCACATCCAGCAAGTAGAGAAGGCGGGGAAAATGTGGTTTTGGAGATGGCGGAAGCTGATGTGGATCTTGAATCAAGGAGTAGCGTAcagtgctgagaatgttccttGTCTTGTAGCACTATGGGTTATTAATGAGGAGAAGCGGATCGGATTACCAATCTTGAAGAATCCATTTGAGATATCCAAACTGGTGGAGAAAGTACTTGGTAAATTGAAGGCTGTGAGAATTACGAGAGGCAGGTTTGTTTAGATTTGTTGAATTTCTGAGGATCAGAAGGAACGTGTGTTGCGTCTTACCCGAATTGAGAAGTTTGACGTGTCGTGTGTTTGACGTATCTTCGGAACACGGCACCGCTAAGGGGATAATACCTGGCGTCTCGTGGGAAGTCTGTTACAGAGATGAAAAATATTCCTGGAGTGATTGACGCACGTCGGGTgacgcgtgcgtgtgtgtgtgaggggtcgTTGTCAAGTCTCTATATTTTTTTATATGGAGTCTCTCCCTACTCAAGTGCAGTTGGGGTATATAAACTACAGGGCCGAGCATTTACCCCAAGACCAATGCAGTGTGATCACTGTAAAGCTTTTGAACATGTTTCAGTCAAGTGTTTGCAGAAGGGAGAAGCTGAGATGTGGAtttatttttagaagtgatgaaAATGTAACatgttgcaattgtggtgggaaCCATGAAGCTTCTTTGGAATGCCCGACCAGGGTAGAAGAGAATTTGGCCAAAGTCCGGGTTTCCCAAAGCATTTCATATGCAGCGGCTGTTAAGTTTTCGAATGGTACTCCTAAAGAGTACATGGTGTCATGGTGGTGGATAGGCCTTTGCTGCAGGGGTTGCCTTTCACCAGCAGGACCCATATGTTAAGAAGGTGGACTGTGTGGCCTTCATAGCTATGGTGATTAATGGCACTACCAAGGTGGAgaggaaattccagaaaatagaTATCATTGTGGATGCGTTCGAGCGGTTCCCGGGACTGAACTGAAAGACTTCTCGGCGGAGGAGTTGCATGGAGTATTGTCACCAGCCATATCACCCTCTCGGGTCCTAGAGCCTGAGAAGGGAAATATGGAGATTTGAAGGAAGGAAGTGGGAGTTTTAGGGCTCTATTTCACTTTCTTAGAGTAACTGGACTAATGAGGAGAATTTAATGGAGTTAGGCCATGACTAgtctcacactccagtacagtaggtggcgatGTATGCACCTTGAAAGTTGGATGCGATCTGCCAACCCAATCCTGAAGAAGGGATGACGGAGAACTCAGCGTGTCCTAAAATTAACAAACTCTTATGATCAAAGTCAGTGTAATAGATACAGAATAGCAACCTCGAGAGTTGCATGTTTTCTGTTTGTATCGCTAGATAATCACTTATTGTAACCTTGTCGTTAACTTATCCAGCAATCTCAGAAGAAACGCTttgttagcctagctagctacaaAGTTGTCTACAAAGTTGGCTTGGGAAGtgagctaaagctagctagccatTCTAGTATAAAAATCGACCTAAATTCGGACGGGACAATATGGCAGCTAAGAAGTCATCTGAAATGGGTAATTACTTTAGTCTATTTAGTTTCCAACAGTTTTCTCTTTGCATTTACAGCTCGTGAGCTAACACTAGGAGAAGCAATCATTAACTGCAAAGAAACAGTAGGTAGCTATTGCGGGTTAGCCAGCACAAAACAAACAACATGATGGTTGCCAATAGCTAGCTACATCAGTACAGTAGCCAAATAGTCTCCTAAAACAATACGGCTAGTCACAGTGTTAGTAAAAGCAAAGTGACATTGACAGTTTCCTAACAGTTTTACAGACAGTCAATACATTCTGGTGTCTTTATCAACCATTATATAATTATAAGGGCTTGTAGAAAATGGTTGCTTACAACTACTTGAATTTGAAGTAAACTAGGAAGATTAATTACACCCTAACCATCTTAAAGGGAATGTTCACCCAAATCACAAAATGTACACATTGGTTCCTTCCCCTTTAAAACAGCACTGTTACCATGGTTACTCCATGGATTTTCAGTATGAGCGAATCCACCCTAAAAAAGACGCAATAGTCTCTaaaagccagaatgttgaataaaatgacATTTACACTTACTTTACTGGTTGTACATGTTGTGCTTTTGGCGGTAGGAGGTGGAGATAGGGTATCCACAGGAAAGTGTTGTTTACTTGACTTTTTGCGTTGCCGATAGGTTCTGTCGCTTGTATTTTCAATCTCTTGACGCATTGCACGTGATGtacaatatgtaaacaatagtcgatattagaggtcgaccgattatgatttttcaacgctgataccgattattggaggaccaaaaaaagccgataccgattaatcggcagatttttatatatatttgtaataatgacaattacaacaatactgaatgaacaattaacacttttattttaacttaatataatacatcaataaaatcaatttagtctcaaataaataatgaaacatgttcaatttggtttaaataatccAAAAGTAAAGTGTTggaaaagaaagtaaaagtgcaatatgtgccatgtaaaaaagctaacgtttaagttccttgctcaaaacatgagaacatatgaaagctggtggttccttttaacatgagtcttcaatattcccaggtaagaa
The sequence above is drawn from the Salvelinus namaycush isolate Seneca chromosome 36, SaNama_1.0, whole genome shotgun sequence genome and encodes:
- the LOC120030307 gene encoding cell death activator CIDE-B-like → MESTSSLIKSVTRRVWSLAPAPQRPFRVCSHDRGTRKGVTAATLEELRERVCQALMLCLSSLAVVLVCEEDGTVVDSEDFLMYLPDNTVLMALEPGQTWKPPPGAVLSKAQDPNQRTGKDIARVTFDLYRQNPKDVFGSLNVKGTFSGRYSVSADFQCLGPKKVLREALRMASTLLQMAGHMLITSANLIKRIIEGAEFWQPQRVEAAEYWN